A single Thermoanaerobacterium sp. RBIITD DNA region contains:
- a CDS encoding glycosyl hydrolase family 18 protein: MPYINGIKKSLNEAPFIANGRTMVPLRFISEALGADVNWDESTYTVNISTDPYKCYILGFYAVRSYPQFKRRAGDFNEASAYWFVVSQDGSIKLLLPNGYEEVRKIADKSGTKLSAMIMGDRAVVSPILKDNVKRANLENNIIETALKYNYDGVNIDFEGLESADKDNFILFLKDLRTMANKNNLKLSVVVPPITTYTTWYQGYDLKAIGSISDSVILMAYDYRNSSTDAGPIAPYWWVDDVINFALNNGIPADKALLGIDFYGYDWAGDTEAQSLTLDEVINKFGGQPYRFDEKIYIQ, translated from the coding sequence ATGCCATACATAAATGGAATCAAAAAGAGTCTTAATGAAGCACCATTTATAGCTAATGGAAGGACAATGGTACCTTTAAGGTTTATATCCGAAGCACTTGGTGCGGATGTCAATTGGGATGAAAGTACTTATACTGTAAATATTTCTACAGATCCATATAAGTGCTACATACTTGGCTTTTATGCAGTTAGGTCGTATCCACAATTTAAAAGGAGAGCCGGGGATTTTAATGAAGCATCAGCATATTGGTTTGTTGTAAGTCAAGATGGGAGTATAAAGCTGTTATTGCCAAATGGGTATGAAGAAGTTAGAAAAATAGCTGATAAAAGCGGAACTAAACTTTCGGCAATGATAATGGGTGATAGAGCTGTAGTAAGCCCTATATTAAAAGATAATGTCAAGCGTGCCAATCTTGAAAACAACATTATCGAAACTGCATTAAAATATAATTATGATGGAGTAAACATAGACTTTGAGGGATTAGAAAGTGCTGATAAAGATAATTTTATACTATTTTTAAAGGATTTGAGGACAATGGCAAATAAAAATAATTTAAAATTGTCAGTTGTAGTGCCTCCGATAACAACGTACACAACATGGTATCAAGGATATGATCTTAAAGCTATTGGAAGTATATCTGACAGTGTTATACTTATGGCGTATGACTATCGCAATTCGTCAACAGATGCGGGTCCTATTGCGCCGTATTGGTGGGTAGATGATGTAATAAATTTTGCATTAAATAATGGTATACCGGCGGATAAAGCTTTGCTCGGAATAGATTTTTATGGATATGATTGGGCTGGCGATACAGAAGCTCAATCGCTTACATTGGACGAGGTAATCAATAAGTTCGGTGGTCAACCTTACAGATTTGATGAAAAGATATATATACAATGA